A genomic window from Salvia hispanica cultivar TCC Black 2014 chromosome 5, UniMelb_Shisp_WGS_1.0, whole genome shotgun sequence includes:
- the LOC125190357 gene encoding RNA polymerase II subunit 5-mediating protein homolog: MSRVRAVDTSMAKKGTVMQLSSVFPEEEVQKASMRVQDTIAERRRELEKLRSFKDDNTSLINLVRKLPDETHHDIMVPFGQAAFFPGRMTNPNKLLVLLGEGYHAERSAKQTVEILKRRGEAIESQIESLNAIMEDLKLEASFFDKTAHESAEGVVEIREDYIEDDEAPSGTAPTSGNKSSVSAPPVKVDNGEGAVEDEEYARILARMAELEKEEEEAEEANESDEDEKLQNEQDNALRRDSTDRTNQEVRSIPPATREAPLVSKGGASHGDPPARNKDSELPQKEKKILSPFPASNTAFTGSIVEHDHNIGGNAPQQQGSARSSKPLSRFKMQRK; this comes from the exons ATGAGCAGAGTGAG AGCTGTTGACACTTCGATGGCGAAGAAGGGGACAGTGATGCAGCTATCCTCCGTTTTTCCGGAGGAGGAGGTGCAGAAGGCGTCTATGCGGGTGCAGGACACAATCGCCGAGCGCCGCCGCGAGCTAGAAAAGCTCAGGAGCTTCAAGGACGACAACACCAGCTTAATCAACCTCGTTCGGAAACTTCCCGACGAAACTCACCACGATATCATg GTTCCGTTTGGGCAGGCAGCTTTTTTCCCCGGCCGAATGACTAACcctaataaattattg GTCCTTTTAGGGGAAGGCTACCATGCTGAGAGATCAGCCAAACAAACAGTTGAGATCTTGAAAAGACGAGGAGAGGCTATAGAGTCCCAAATTGAGTCTCTGAACGCTATAATGGAGGACTTGAAGCTTGAGGCTTCATTCTTTGATAAGACAGCCCATGAATCAGCG GAGGGTGTTGTAGAAATCAGGGAAGATTACATTGAGGACGATGAAGCTCCTTCTGGCACAGCACCTACATCAG GTAATAAAAGCTCTGTTTCTGCTCCTCCTGTCAAGGTGGATAATGGGGAAGGTGCagttgaagatgaagaatacGCACGCATATTAGCACGGATGGCTGAACTTGaaaaagaggaggaagaagctGAAGAGGCAAATGAATCCGATGAGGACGAGAAGTTACAAAATGAACAAGATAACGCCCTCAGGCGTGACTCTACTGATCGAACTAATCAAGAAGTTAGAAGTATTCCG CCTGCAACTCGGGAGGCGCCATTGGTATCTAAAG GTGGTGCATCTCATGGAGATCCTCCAGCACGCAACAAGGATTCCGAGCTAcctcaaaaagaaaagaagatttTATCTCCTTTCCCAGCCAGCAACACA GCCTTTACTGGTTCGATCGTAGAGCATGACCATAACATCGGAGGGAATGCACCACAGCAGCAGGGCAGTGCTCGGAGCTCAAAGCCCCTTTCGAGGTTTAAGATGCAGAGGAAATAG
- the LOC125190358 gene encoding oxygen-evolving enhancer protein 2, chloroplastic-like yields MASSTACFLHCSCSATAARTSSRSYALPPKPARLICRAQKEAAPQEHDGRDAAVVSRRLALTFLIGAAALGSKASPADAAYGQSANIFGKPKTNTDFRPYSGDGFTLKVPAKWNPSGEFEYPGQVVRFEDNFDAESNLVVTVTPTDKKSITDFGPPEKFLTQVDYLLGKQAYFGQTDSEGGFESGTVATANILETSTPTVDGKQYYYLSVLTRTADGDEGGKHHRITATVKDGKLYICKAQAGDKRWFKGARKFVENAASSFSVA; encoded by the exons atggctTCATCAACTGCTTGCTTCTTGCATTGCTCTTGCTCTGCTACAGCAGCAAGAACATCTTCTAGAAGCTACGCGCTGCCGCCAAAGCCGGCCCGGCTGATCTGCCGGGCCCAGAAGGAGGCAGCGCCCCAAGAACACGACGGCAGAGATGCTGCCGTCGTGTCTCGGAGATTGGCTCTCACTTTCTTGATTGGTGCTGCTGCTCTTGGATCCAAAGCCTCACCTGCTGATGCTGCTTATGGCCAATCTG CCAATATTTTTGGAAAGCCAAAAACAAACACAGATTTTAGACCATACAGTGGTGATGGTTTCACGCTCAAAGTGCCTGCAAAATGGAACCCTAGTGGCGAATTCGAGTACCCTGGCCAAGTCGTGAGATTCGAAGACAACTTCGATGCTGAGAGCAATCTCGTTGTCACCGTCACCCCGACCGACAAGAAATCCATCACCGATTTCGGCCCGCCTGAGAAGTTCCTCACTCAG GTGGACTATCTCCTAGGGAAACAGGCCTACTTTGGTCAAACAGATTCTGAG GGTGGTTTTGAGTCCGGCACAGTTGCAACTGCAAACATATTAGAGACGTCGACTCCGACGGTAGACGGAAAACAATACTACTACTTGTCGGTGCTGACGAGGACGGCCGACGGGGATGAAGGCGGGAAGCACCACCGGATCACTGCCACTGTGAAGGACGGAAAGCTATACATCTGCAAGGCACAAGCCGGAGACAAGCGGTGGTTCAAGGGAGCCAGGAAATTCGTGGAGAATGCGGCAAGTTCATTCAGCGTTGCTTAA
- the LOC125191247 gene encoding reticulon-like protein B8: MPEGITAEALMSNIMETFSDSASKNKTVSFFEEERSNSVTYRFNRLFGREKPVHHLLGGGKSADVLLWRNKKISAGVLTSATAVWVLFEWLNYNFLTLVSFALILGMLAQFVWKNASGFLNRSPSKLPRLVLPEEVFVNIGKAIGSEVNHGLRFLQDVASGENIKHFLVAIASLWAAAVIGSWFNFLTVIYIGFVAAHTLPILYERYDDQVDAFVYNVLGQLQQNYRKLNSGVLSQIPKGKVVRAKKAE; encoded by the exons ATGCCCGAGGGAATAACAGCCGAGGCTCTGATGAGCAATATCATGGAGACGTTTTCAGATAGCGCATCAAAGAACAAAACCGTGTCGTTCTTTGAAGAGGAGAGATCGAATTCTGTAACTTATCGGTTCAACAGATTGTTTGGGCGTGAAAAGCCGGTCCACCATCTTTTAGGAGGTGGAAAAT CTGCTGACGTGCTGCTGTGGAGGAACAAGAAGATCTCAGCCGGTGTTCTAACTTCTGCCACGGCTGTTTGGGTGCTTTTCGAATGGCTGAATTACAACTTCCTTACACTCGTGAGCTTCGCCCTGATTCTCGGGATGCTCGCTCAATTCGTCTGGAAGAATGCTTCCGGCTTCCTGAATAG ATCCCCGTCTAAGCTGCCTCGTCTCGTTTTGCCCGAGGAGGTCTTTGTCAACATCGGCAAGGCGATAGGATCTGAGGTGAATCATGGTTTGAGATTCTTGCAGGATGTTGCCTCTGGAGAAAACATTAAACACTTTCTAGTG GCTATTGCTAGCTTGTGGGCTGCTGCCGTAATCGGAAGCTGGTTTAATTTCTTGACAGTGATATACATCG GTTTCGTTGCTGCCCACACATTGCCCATCTTGTACGAGAGATATGATGACCAAGTCGATGCGTTCGTCTACAACGTGCTCGGGCAGCTCCAGCAGAACTACCGGAAGCTGAACTCCGGCGTCCTCAGCCAAATCCCCAAGGGCAAGGTGGTGAGGGCAAAGAAGGCTGAGTAG
- the LOC125191246 gene encoding F-box/kelch-repeat protein At3g23880-like: MSLPEDVITEILSRTPATSLLRFKCVCKSWCKIIDDPAFILKHHQTISRLPESEVVMISRRSNATNRRVFSLLRNPGDVVDLDLPTLLNDMFGHVRLVGPCNGVVCLYGYYDNIELWNPAIRCFKKILSSELPRPPNSKIRGGDLGLGFDPNTQDIKVLQILYCVSMNSQIAYQVEIYSSRKNSWKKLGTHVPANIMCYNLWSMVYKNQNFCWWAQDKNNVEVILSFNMVDEVFETTELPSDVEPLGGQHRTTRAIVPLKESLVLIVYRQREDDKVFDMWILNEVGGGGGDEAWSKLMSIGPIPGVEKVLGFWNTYECILESGTGEMVLYNRVTRETKNLGIYGKRSKLEVIVMTESLFSMD; this comes from the exons ATGAGTCTACCAGAAGATGTAATCACAGAAATCCTGTCAAGAACACCGGCAACATCGCTCCTCCGGTTCAAATGCGTCTGCAAATCATGGTGCAAGATCATCGACGATCCCGCATTCATCCTCAAACACCACCAAACCATCTCACGCTTGCCCGAATCCGAGGTGGTGATGATCAGCCGCCGCAGCAACGCCACCAACAGGCGAGTCTTCTCGCTGCTGAGGAACCCCGGCGACGTCGTCGATCTCGACCTCCCCACGTTGCTCAACGACATGTTCGGCCACGTCCGCCTCGTCGGCCCATGCAACGGCGTCGTCTGCCTCTACGGGTATTATGACAATATCGAGCTCTGGAATCCGGCCATCCGGTGCTTTAAGAAGATTCTGTCGTCGGAGCTGCCACGCCCCCCGAATTCTAAGATTCGGGGAGGCGATCTCGGCCTCGGGTTTGACCCTAACACCCAAGATATCAAG GTATTGCAGATTCTATATTGTGTTTCAATGAATTCCCAAATTGCTTATCAAGTTGAAATATACTCATCAAGAAAGAACTCTTGGAAGAAATTGGGAACTCATGTGCCAGCAAATATCATGTGCTATAATCTATGGAGCATGGtgtacaaaaatcaaaatttttgttggtgggcccaagataaaaataatgttgagGTGATTCTTTCATTTAATATGGTTGATGAGGTCTTCGAAACGACCGAATTGCCCTCCGATGTCGAGCCACTCGGAGGGCAGCATAGGACTACTAGGGCTATCGTGCCACTAAAAGAGTCGCTCGTTTTGATCGTGTATCGACAGAGGGAAGATGACAAGGTTTTTGATATGTGGATATTGAACGAGgtcggaggaggaggaggagatgaGGCTTGGAGTAAGTTGATGAGCATTGGCCCGATCCCCGGAGTCGAGAAGGTGCTCGGGTTCTGGAATACGTACGAGTGCATTCTCGAGAGTGGGACGGGGGAGATGGTTCTATATAACCGCGTTACTCGGGAAACGAAGAATCTTGGGATATATGGTAAGCGGAGTAAGTTGGAGGTTATTGTTATGACAGAGAGCTTGTTTTCGATGGATTAA
- the LOC125188063 gene encoding aspartic proteinase CDR1-like encodes MTIVSIILWQCKCNPLLANGSSLSGFTTDLIHTDSPLLNPSLTLEQRADNARNRTLARARRYARGTPEGSLLYDKGAYMMHLFVGTPWKQAMLYVDTGSPLIWTQCSPCKKCTPQRYPLFEPLASETYRLTRCGSIGCRAFGSSGYCDQKRQKCLYLSQYSDGSRTGGSVGTDTFTFHTGERGLVSFPKIVFGCGHDNYRIGSGVAGLGAAPGSLLTQLGYDKFSYCLFPARGGKYETSTLHFGSNAEVSGWGVAATPLAVKGLFYYLTLEAISVADKRFYYHSPKAGAGGPNIVIDNASVLTVLPVRFYDEVEVAIANSIPQRAVRDFREWRLCYSEKFEMPKITVHFKGADVEWRRENVFWRASADYECLALEKIQL; translated from the exons ATGACTATAGTCTCCATCATCTTGTGGCAATGCAAATGCAATCCATTATTAGCAAATGGAAGCAGCTTGAGTGGTTTCACCACAGATCTGATCCACACAGACTCTCCTCTCTTGAATCCTTCCCTGACGCTGGAGCAGCGCGCCGACAACGCCAGGAACCGGACCCTGGCCCGGGCCAGACGCTACGCTCGGGGCACGCCCGAGGGCAGCCTCCTCTACGATAAGGGAGCATACATGATGCACTTGTTCGTGGGCACCCCTTGGAAGCAAGCCATGTTGTACGTCGACACCGGCAGCCCCTTGATATGGACCCAGTGCTCCCCCTGCAAGAAATGCACACCCCAACGCTACCCCCTCTTCGAGCCTCTTGCGTCCGAGACCTACAGACTCACCCGCTGCGGCTCCATCGGCTGCCGGGCCTTCGGCTCCTCCGG GTATTGCGACCAGAAGAGGCAAAAGTGCCTTTACCTGTCGCAATACTCGGACGGGTCCCGGACGGGCGGATCCGTGGGGACAGACACCTTCACCTTCCACACCGGCGAGCGGGGCCTGGTGAGCTTCCCCAAGATCGTGTTCGGGTGCGGACACGACAACTACCGCATCGGCTCGGGCGTGGCCGGGCTGGGAGCCGCCCCGGGCTCCCTCCTCACCCAACTAGGCTACGACAAGTTCTCCTACTGCCTCTTCCCCGCCCGAGGCGGCAAGTACGAGACCAGCACCCTCCACTTCGGCTCCAACGCCGAGGTCTCCGGCTGGGGAGTCGCCGCCACGCCGCTGGCCGTCAAGGGCCTCTTCTACTATCTGACGCTGGAGGCTATCTCCGTCGCGGACAAGCGGTTTTACTACCACAGCCCGAAGGCCGGGGCGGGGGGGCCGAACATCGTGATCGACAACGCGTCGGTGCTGACGGTGCTGCCGGTGAGATTCTACGACGAGGTGGAGGTGGCGATTGCGAACTCGATCCCGCAGAGGGCGGTGAGGGATTTCAGAGAGTGGCGGCTGTGCTACTCGGAGAAGTTCGAGATGCCGAAGATCACGGTGCATTTCAAAGGTGCGGATGTGGAGTGGAGGCGCGAGAATGTGTTTTGGAGAGCGAGTGCGGATTATGAGTGCTTGGCGTTGGAGAAGATACAGTTATAA